In Phreatobacter aquaticus, a single genomic region encodes these proteins:
- a CDS encoding carbohydrate ABC transporter permease — protein sequence MSDLALSSPLTLPITRKARAGEVAEQLAAWVLAGPAFALIWIMLLGPTVAVFLLSFTDWTFGMPEIGWAGLDNYREMIGDEVFWKTLRNTLTYVAFVVPLSVFLGLAAAILIEAGEGLRGFYRAAFFLPVVSTLLAMALVFQFAFHPTVGAINQTLSLFGIPTTDWLKNPDTALFALGVIGIWQAIGLSMVLFIAGLKAIPKDLYEAAAVDGADGAFERFRRVTWPMLGPAMLFVVTITAIRAFQVFDTVQVLTDGGPNKATNVLLFQMYQEGFSFLRSAYAAALTVVFLGFVLLVTVIQVRLQDKNTHYG from the coding sequence ATGTCTGACCTCGCGCTCTCCAGCCCCTTAACCCTGCCGATCACCCGCAAGGCGCGCGCCGGCGAGGTCGCCGAGCAACTCGCCGCCTGGGTGCTGGCCGGCCCCGCTTTCGCGCTGATCTGGATCATGCTGCTCGGGCCGACGGTCGCCGTGTTCCTGTTGTCCTTCACCGACTGGACCTTCGGCATGCCGGAGATCGGCTGGGCCGGTCTCGACAATTACCGAGAGATGATCGGCGACGAGGTGTTCTGGAAGACGCTGCGCAACACCCTGACCTATGTGGCCTTCGTCGTCCCGCTGTCGGTCTTTCTGGGCCTTGCAGCAGCCATCCTGATCGAAGCGGGTGAGGGCCTGCGCGGGTTCTACCGCGCGGCGTTCTTCCTTCCGGTTGTCTCGACACTGCTGGCCATGGCGCTCGTCTTCCAGTTCGCTTTCCACCCGACGGTCGGCGCCATCAACCAGACGCTATCCCTGTTCGGCATCCCGACCACCGACTGGCTGAAAAATCCCGACACCGCGCTGTTTGCCCTCGGCGTCATCGGCATCTGGCAAGCCATCGGCCTGTCGATGGTGCTTTTCATCGCCGGACTGAAGGCGATCCCGAAGGATCTCTACGAGGCCGCCGCAGTGGATGGTGCCGATGGTGCCTTCGAGCGCTTCCGGCGGGTGACCTGGCCGATGCTCGGGCCAGCCATGCTGTTTGTCGTCACGATCACGGCCATCCGCGCTTTTCAGGTCTTCGATACGGTTCAGGTGCTGACGGATGGCGGTCCGAACAAGGCCACCAATGTCCTCCTGTTCCAGATGTATCAGGAAGGCTTCTCGTTCCTGCGCTCCGCCTATGCTGCGGCCCTGACTGTCGTCTTCCTCGGCTTTGTCCTGCTGGTCACCGTCATCCAGGTGCGGCTGCAGGACAAGAACACCCATTACGGTTGA
- the phnF gene encoding phosphonate metabolism transcriptional regulator PhnF — translation MAKNRFPVWRLIQSELEAEIRSGLIGPGDQLPSENELAERFGVNRHTVRTALANLAMLGLVRARRGRGVFVEDRPPEYRITRDSKWSEIERQMNTGPSGQLLGSSERLATSAIAGLLAVPVATPIVMVETLRGASPSLLIYSYHVFERDRFVGIDAAVSRTGSFTDALAEFGVEAFFRASTWIDCRMPRPREAEALSIPLDAPVLVMMYVDSDTAGRPLLYGNAVIPSGSLVVRIDTL, via the coding sequence ATGGCCAAGAACCGTTTTCCCGTCTGGCGGCTGATTCAGAGCGAACTGGAGGCCGAGATTCGTTCTGGCCTGATCGGTCCTGGCGACCAATTGCCGTCCGAGAACGAACTCGCCGAGCGATTTGGCGTCAATCGCCATACCGTCCGCACCGCCCTCGCCAATCTCGCCATGCTCGGACTGGTTCGAGCACGGCGCGGGCGCGGCGTCTTTGTCGAGGATCGCCCGCCGGAGTACCGGATCACCCGAGACTCCAAGTGGAGCGAAATCGAGCGCCAGATGAACACCGGGCCATCGGGCCAGCTGCTCGGCTCGAGCGAAAGGCTGGCCACCTCGGCAATTGCCGGCCTGCTGGCTGTTCCGGTGGCAACTCCCATTGTGATGGTCGAAACATTGCGGGGCGCCAGCCCCTCTCTGCTGATCTACAGCTACCATGTCTTCGAGCGGGACAGGTTCGTCGGCATCGATGCTGCGGTCTCGCGCACAGGCAGCTTTACCGATGCCTTGGCTGAATTCGGGGTCGAGGCATTCTTTCGAGCCTCGACCTGGATCGACTGCCGGATGCCCCGACCGCGCGAAGCTGAAGCCCTATCGATACCGCTCGATGCTCCCGTCCTGGTGATGATGTATGTCGACAGCGACACCGCTGGCCGGCCCTTGCTCTATGGCAATGCGGTGATCCCCAGCGGAAGCCTCGTGGTGCGCATCGATACCCTGTAG
- a CDS encoding ABC transporter ATP-binding protein, whose protein sequence is MAGISLRDIRKTFRDTPVLHGVSLDIADGEFLTLVGPSGCGKTTLLRIIAGLETQDAGDVFIGQTMVDDLPPKARDVAMVFQSYALYPYMTVAQNIGLPLEMRRLSMLQRLPGVGRLVPGTRTARAAIDTDVKVVAEGLGIGHLLARRPAQLSGGQRQRVALARAMVRRPKAFLMDEPLSNLDAKMRVQARTEISELHRSLGSTFVYVTHDQAEAMTMSDRVAVMMGGHLLQIAPPQVIYDDPQDLAVATFIGTPEINTLPGRVGNDGRVEVAGQSSPIQVAAAPGTEVTVAIRPEALMLATPASASEIAIGGTIRHVEMLGAETLLHVIAGSVTKPLVARVEPSVGARLKMGGPITLVAQADRLLVFGKDGKRIAQRSPSAITQRPVRGEAVHV, encoded by the coding sequence ATGGCCGGCATCTCTTTGCGAGACATCCGCAAGACCTTCCGGGACACGCCCGTTCTCCACGGAGTGTCGCTCGACATTGCCGATGGCGAGTTCCTGACGCTGGTTGGCCCATCGGGCTGCGGAAAGACAACTCTGCTGCGGATCATCGCCGGCCTGGAGACCCAGGACGCGGGTGACGTGTTCATCGGACAGACCATGGTCGACGACCTGCCGCCCAAGGCGCGCGATGTCGCCATGGTGTTCCAGTCCTACGCGCTCTATCCCTACATGACCGTTGCCCAGAATATCGGCCTGCCGCTGGAAATGCGGCGCCTCTCGATGCTGCAGCGCCTGCCTGGCGTTGGAAGACTTGTTCCCGGCACGCGCACAGCCCGCGCTGCCATCGACACCGACGTCAAGGTCGTGGCCGAGGGGCTCGGCATCGGTCATCTCCTCGCCCGCCGGCCAGCCCAACTCTCCGGCGGCCAGCGCCAGCGCGTGGCGCTCGCCCGCGCCATGGTCCGACGGCCCAAGGCCTTCCTCATGGACGAGCCCTTGTCGAACCTCGACGCCAAAATGCGCGTGCAGGCGCGCACCGAGATCTCCGAGCTTCACCGCAGCCTTGGCTCCACCTTCGTCTATGTCACCCATGACCAGGCCGAGGCGATGACCATGTCGGACCGCGTGGCGGTCATGATGGGGGGCCATCTGCTGCAGATCGCGCCGCCCCAGGTCATCTACGACGATCCCCAGGACCTCGCGGTCGCAACATTCATTGGCACGCCCGAGATCAACACGCTGCCGGGTCGCGTCGGCAATGATGGTCGCGTCGAGGTGGCCGGCCAGTCGTCGCCGATCCAGGTTGCCGCTGCGCCGGGCACCGAGGTGACAGTCGCGATCCGCCCCGAGGCGCTGATGCTTGCGACGCCTGCCAGCGCCAGCGAAATCGCCATCGGAGGCACCATTCGCCATGTCGAGATGCTGGGAGCAGAGACACTCCTCCACGTCATAGCGGGATCGGTGACCAAGCCGCTCGTGGCACGGGTCGAGCCGTCCGTCGGTGCGCGTCTGAAGATGGGCGGGCCCATCACGCTGGTGGCGCAGGCAGACCGCCTCCTGGTCTTCGGCAAGGACGGCAAGCGCATTGCGCAACGCTCCCCATCGGCCATCACCCAGCGCCCCGTGCGCGGTGAGGCGGTCCATGTCTGA